The following nucleotide sequence is from Podospora bellae-mahoneyi strain CBS 112042 chromosome 1 map unlocalized CBS112042p_1, whole genome shotgun sequence.
CACAGCTCAAGACAGCTCCCTGCCGCCCCTCAAAttgccgaagaagacgaaTGCCCTGTTTGCCACCGTGAACTACCGCCTCGAACTCTCCCCAACTATGAAGCCGTGCGGGAGGCCCACATCAACATGTGCATCACCTCGCACAGCGCATACGGCGGGACAAGCAGTGCTTCGCCAGGAGAGAACCCGttaccgccaccgccgcctagAAGGACGGGGATGTTTCCGTACACGGCCACAGAGAAGGACTGCGTGGACTCGGCTGAGTGTTCCATCTGTCTGGAAGAGTTTGAAGTGGGTGTTGCGATGGCGAGGCTGGAGTGCTTGTGCCGGTTCCACAGGGCGTGCATTGGGGCTTGGTGGGAGAGGCACCCGGGACGGTGTCCGATGCATTCGCACGATGGTTTTGGGTATTaatggttttttttttttttttcctccttttgttTCCGGTTTGCATCTGCGTcgttgttggctgggtttggtgtgTTGGCATTTTTGAAGAAGTTTTGGGAAGGCGTTTTTAGGTTTTCAGATACCATTCACTGCTGCCCGTGTGTTTTTTCTTGAAAGGGTTATAGATGATTTTGATGTTGTGAATCAGCGATCATAGTAGTTTGACAAGCGAAgattgtgtgtgtgtgtgtgtgtgtgtgtgtgtgtgtgtgtgtgtgtgtgtgtgtgtgtgtgtgtgtatgttgACCAAATAGTTTATTTGCTGTTGTCTTGTAGATCCATACAATAATACCTCTAAGaatcccccctccgccccaaATCCTCCTGCCCCAACGCCTCCGGCCCAAAGCTCAGGGGGAGTAGTTCCTTTAGTCTGAGGACCGCATACCCGTTCTCACCGTCGAACATGATGATTGGGATTTCTACGGAGCAAAACTCGCGGATGGCCTGTCGGCACATGCCGCAgggggaggcaggggggGAAATGTCCGTTGCTACTGCTATGGCTTTGAACTTTAGGGTTTTAGAGGCCCAGgagatggagttgggggggtggacgGTGGTGACGGCTTTGCAGAGGGCGGTGCGCTCTGCGCAGGTTGTGACGGGGTAGGAGGCGTTTTCTACGTTCGCGCCTGTGATGATGAGACTGgtttgggtgaggagggcggctcctgcgggaggggggggggggccgGGTTAGTCAGGGGggaatgggaggggagggaaggaaacTTGCCGACGCGGAATTTGGAGTAGGGGGAGTAGGAATGGCttttggcttctttggctgagcggtggaggttgtcaaactcctccctGGAGAGGGCAAACGTCTCGCATGTGGAGGCGATGTCGgccggggaggtggtggagaggattgggggtgggatggtggtttgggttgcCATTGCGGAAGTGAAgtgagttggtggtgatggtggtgatgaacaCAAACTGCGATcaaaaaataataaaaaccAATGAAAACGGCACAGTTAAAGTCAACGTCAACGTCAGCAAAGGAAAACCTTCTTGTCGGGTCTCacacaccaccttcctccaaCCATGACGACGATGTTTATAAACCCACCGCCTGTACAACCCCCTGAAGATAGGTAAACCCCGCCGGATTCCCGGCGGTATCCGCCCTTGCCCCCTTATCTAATCACTCACAACTAGCCACTTGCCTATCCTAGCCACGACACATGCCAGTTGTCTCTCGCAACACCGCCGTTCGCATCCCAATGTCACAAGACCACCCTCAATCCCAGTAAAATCAATTCCAGTTTGCTAATAGTTTACCACATGTACAACACACTATTATGTCTTCAAGTATCGGTCAAATTACGCTAGTACTCTTATTCCCGACCCAAAAGCTACAGTATATATACGTTTCAGGTTGTTCCCTAGTCCATCTACTGCACAAAGTCAATCCTACTGCGCCCactcaccagcaccaccacctcaaacaGGAcagaaaagacaaaaaatGTAGAGACACAAAAATTAAATGTCCACCCAACCCTTTtaaacccccttccctcaacaccaacgcctccaaaaaacaccaacaccaaatGATAAAAGCAAAACGCCATCAGATGAGAATAGTCACCGCTTCTTCACTGCTTCCCCCTACCCCTCCCtaaccacatcctccccctccccctccccctcctcctcctcctcctcctcctcctcctcctcatcctcagcatAGCTCTCcacgcccgccgccgccttcctcctcttattattctccccaacctcctccgccttcggAACCGGATGCTCCCTCTCATacttcaacctcaactcGGTAGccttcccatcccactcctcccccaattTCTTCCACTCCTCCATCCTTTCCGCATACGCcctcttctgctcctccaccatctccacaaacggcctcttctcctcctcagtcgtctccttccacatctttgcgctcatcaccctcacctcgTTAGCAGAGGGCTTCCCCTTGCCCGGccgcctcccctcctccagcttcctcctcgccctgtCGTAGTTGGACTTGCTGAAAAAGATGTACGCGTTGCTCGCCGGCTTGGCCGGCATCGCAGGCCGCCTGTCAATCAGCGAGACAATGTGATCCCACATGTCAATCTCGTACTGCCTCAGCCGAGCCTCAAGAGAGCCGTCCTTCTGATTAACCCCCGACGCTTTGCGCTTAAGGGACAAGTGGTCCTTGGGGACAATGAGCGGGGTAGGAATCTCAATCGGCCCGAGCATGGCATCCAGCACTTCCGACGCCGCGCGGAGTCCCGACAGATAAGCACCGTGAACAGTGGCAGGGTGCGTCCCGCTGGTGTGCTCGCCCGCAAAATACAAATTCCCAATCGGCCTCGCCATGGTGTCATAGTCATCCGCCTCCATGTTTGGCCCCGCCGATGAGTAACTCCCGCGGGCAAACTTGTCAGACGCCCACCGGGTCACGACCGCCTCGACAGGTTGTTTGGGTACCCTAGAACCGTAAACACTGCGAAGAACCTCTGTCGCTTCCGCCACAAGGTCGTCGTTGCAGCTCTGCTCCGTGTCATACCCAGCGTCGCCAGCCATGAGCGCGAGCAAAACAGGCAGCCCGCTCggcttggagatgttgaacCACTGAAAGAAGCGACCTCGCTGCGAGGAGTAATCCTTCTGTTCCAGACTATGCCGGCTGGATGGCATCCGCAATACACCAAAAATGTCGCGGTTCTCGTTCCAGAACGCCTCTCTGTACACAAGAATGACCTTGTTCAGCACGCCAAAACCTAGGCGGCTGATGGCGTCGGCCTTCCAAGACGGCAGCGGCGGGTCAAACTGCACGTTACCGTGCTTGAGCACACCGAGCGGGATAGTGTTGACAACGTAGTCTGCCTCCACCTTGTAACCATCTTCACACTCAACAGTGGCTTTACCCGTGTTGTCAGGACTGTATGTAATCTTTTGGACTGGCGACTTTTGCTTCAGGTTCAATGGCGTAGGAAGCATCGCAAGACCTCTAGGCACGCTCTGAtaccccccaacaaccatcGTATGGGCCCCTTCCCACTCGTTTCCCGCGTCAATGTCCCACCCCCGAAGGCTCATCTGGTTGTAGTTGGTGGCATTGCTGTACTCAAGATTGGCAACGTGCCAGTTCATGAGCCTGAAATCCTGCGCCGTGAAGTCTACCAGATCTCTGTATTGCGGAATGATATTGTCGATGACGCTGCCGAGCGTGGCATTGGGTTCTTTGGTAAGAGAATCAATCTCGAGATCAGCATCGTCGCTGACGCCATGCTTGAGCGGCCAACCGATATCCCTCACCCTATGCGCCGCTTTCTGAGCCCCTGGGGTTCCTGGTTCGGTGTGAACCTTCCCAGTGGCGCGATCCGACGATACGGGTACCAGGTGAACCTGCGGCGCCATGTTTTGTTCCGACACAGGCGCCGCATACGGTTGCGCAGCAGCCGCCTCTTCAGCTTGCCGAATCGTCCTGTGCGTTTCCGCCGAACTATCCCTCCCCTCGTCTATCAAGTCGCGGTTGCCCTCGATCAGTTTCGACGTCGGCTGTTGAAACTTGTACTCGCTGACCCGCTCCAGACAGTCGTTGTAGAGCTTCTCCACCATCTGGTCCCGTACAAAATCGACAGGCTTGCCGTTCGAATCGAAAATGGTCATGTCGGGGTTCAGCCTGTGATAGTCAAGGCCCAGCTGGCCTCTGAGAAGGATGTTGATGGGATTGCCCCTATCAAAGCCCGTGATAATCATGCCTCCCATCTCTGCAGTATATCTCTTGCCTTCAAAATGAGGTGGGACCTGTTTTGGTTTTGTGGTGAAAGCACGGGAATACACTCTCCCGCCAACACGGCTTCTCCCTTCCAGGACGACAACCCGTGGAGGTTCCTCACCCATCTCGCGAAACTTCCTCGAGTACTGCTTGAACAGGCCTTCCAGCTGTCTTGCGCAGCCAAGCCCGGACATCCCCGCGCCGATGACGACAATCGTCTTTTGTTTCCTCCGAGTAGATGGGCCTTCGGGCACTGGCTTACGTGACGACCGGATTTCAACACACCCAAAGTTGATATATCCGCGACGGACGAGCCAGTCAAAGCTGAGGCTGGCAACGTCAAACCACCTCGAGTCTTTGGCACAGCCAACAGCCTCATCACGTGTGACAGCGATCTGTGGATTTCTGACCCAAAGTCTCAGGATTCCGTTACGGATATTCAGATACGTCGTCACTTGTGTATGGCTGATATGATCACGGAGCATCGAGTACTCTTCTGGATGAAGGGCATAAGGGTTTAGTCTCGACGCTTCGGCCCCGGAAATGCACTGTGTGGCGTATTCGTAGAGCGGAAGATCAGGCGGGATAGAGACCTTTGGCCGCACGTCATATCTCCGCCTCGGCTTGTCTTTTATTTGACTGGCGGGTTGGGCAGCAGGAGGTGCCATGCCCTCCTTGGAGCTTTCGTTATCAACCGGAGTGGTGGCTTTACTAGACACCGAGGATAGGGCGGGTGATAAGTCGGAGTGTTCCGATGCTGGAGAtactgatgatgatgagcctTCCGCCTTTGGAGCAACATCATTCTCCACAGTTTGGGATATTACTACTGCAGATGCCGGTGCCGGAGGTGATaatgggggggtgggtggcggaggatcatgttggagaggggtggttggatcAAGTTGAGGAGCCGATGGAACATCTAGGGAGAGCGGCGGTGGCACTTCAGTGGGAAGAGATTCAGGCTGCATCGAGGGAGACGACACAggttgagagaggggggacgatgatggcgacaCGCCAGGTTCCCTTGTTCCATAGTCAGCACGTGACAATCAATCTGAAAATGACAGGTTGATTGGGCTGAAGAACAGGTCGAATCGAGACGCTTACATCTTCATGTCCTCAGCTGCCACATCAGCAATGTCTAACATCTCCGGCGGCGCCGATGTGGGTGACTCGGGCACATCCACATCCATAGTGTCTCCCGTCCAGACCACTATCTCGGCAGCGATATCTTCAGATAGACTCGAAGACTCCTTGACTTTCACCCTCCGGTCAGGGGTATTCAAAGATGTGCCGCCggcaggtgatgatgatggcttggCAAAACTCGAGCTGGCCGGTATGCGGTTTGAACGTCGTGAATCAATATTCGGACTAGAACCTCTTACAGGTCGTTTCCCAGCACCGCTAGAATCTCTAGATCGGGGGCGGGAAGGGGGCCCCATCCTAGCGAAACCGGTGGTCTAATCGGCTTGCGGGatgtgaggttgatggtcgTGGATAGACGGATATATCGGATCGGATGGTAGTCAGGTCGCTGGTGGTGACTGACAACTCCGCTTCCACCTCATGCCATAC
It contains:
- a CDS encoding uncharacterized protein (EggNog:ENOG503P5BF; COG:F; BUSCO:EOG09264RJL); the protein is MATQTTIPPPILSTTSPADIASTCETFALSREEFDNLHRSAKEAKSHSYSPYSKFRVGNLIITGANVENASYPVTTCAERTALCKAVTTVHPPNSISWASKTLKFKAIAVATDISPPASPCGMCRQAIREFCSVEIPIIMFDGENGYAVLRLKELLPLSFGPEALGQEDLGRRGDS
- a CDS encoding uncharacterized protein (EggNog:ENOG503NV24; COG:Q); the encoded protein is MGPPSRPRSRDSSGAGKRPVRGSSPNIDSRRSNRIPASSSFAKPSSSPAGGTSLNTPDRRVKVKESSSLSEDIAAEIVVWTGDTMDVDVPESPTSAPPEMLDIADVAAEDMKMEPGVSPSSSPLSQPVSSPSMQPESLPTEVPPPLSLDVPSAPQLDPTTPLQHDPPPPTPPLSPPAPASAVVISQTVENDVAPKAEGSSSSVSPASEHSDLSPALSSVSSKATTPVDNESSKEGMAPPAAQPASQIKDKPRRRYDVRPKVSIPPDLPLYEYATQCISGAEASRLNPYALHPEEYSMLRDHISHTQVTTYLNIRNGILRLWVRNPQIAVTRDEAVGCAKDSRWFDVASLSFDWLVRRGYINFGCVEIRSSRKPVPEGPSTRRKQKTIVVIGAGMSGLGCARQLEGLFKQYSRKFREMGEEPPRVVVLEGRSRVGGRVYSRAFTTKPKQVPPHFEGKRYTAEMGGMIITGFDRGNPINILLRGQLGLDYHRLNPDMTIFDSNGKPVDFVRDQMVEKLYNDCLERVSEYKFQQPTSKLIEGNRDLIDEGRDSSAETHRTIRQAEEAAAAQPYAAPVSEQNMAPQVHLVPVSSDRATGKVHTEPGTPGAQKAAHRVRDIGWPLKHGVSDDADLEIDSLTKEPNATLGSVIDNIIPQYRDLVDFTAQDFRLMNWHVANLEYSNATNYNQMSLRGWDIDAGNEWEGAHTMVVGGYQSVPRGLAMLPTPLNLKQKSPVQKITYSPDNTGKATVECEDGYKVEADYVVNTIPLGVLKHGNVQFDPPLPSWKADAISRLGFGVLNKVILVYREAFWNENRDIFGVLRMPSSRHSLEQKDYSSQRGRFFQWFNISKPSGLPVLLALMAGDAGYDTEQSCNDDLVAEATEVLRSVYGSRVPKQPVEAVVTRWASDKFARGSYSSAGPNMEADDYDTMARPIGNLYFAGEHTSGTHPATVHGAYLSGLRAASEVLDAMLGPIEIPTPLIVPKDHLSLKRKASGVNQKDGSLEARLRQYEIDMWDHIVSLIDRRPAMPAKPASNAYIFFSKSNYDRARRKLEEGRRPGKGKPSANEVRVMSAKMWKETTEEEKRPFVEMVEEQKRAYAERMEEWKKLGEEWDGKATELRLKYEREHPVPKAEEVGENNKRRKAAAGVESYAEDEEEEEEEEEEEGEGEGEDVVREG